The Daucus carota subsp. sativus chromosome 9, DH1 v3.0, whole genome shotgun sequence genome window below encodes:
- the LOC135149658 gene encoding E3 ubiquitin-protein ligase RING1-like, whose amino-acid sequence MTSAEIPWQFYFCHQCDFDVAIRLRPNTIPRCPNCQDGFIEEIDDPTQNPNPYPVDPFAFFQNYMWNLRAGGANTQFVFDNHPYGGEGFPANMGDDYFMGEGLEQLAEDDPEQYGTPPASRTAVEGLPDVVVDDKLLGSYSAQCAVCHDDFEKDMVVKQMPCKHVYHSECLLPWLELHNSCPVCRYELPTDDPDYENRARGTDASGGENDSSGNGGGDSGCGGPQNMDTN is encoded by the coding sequence ATGACCTCCGCCGAAATTCCTTGGCAATTCTATTTCTGCCACCAATGCGACTTCGACGTGGCCATCCGTCTCAGGCCCAACACTATTCCTCGCTGCCCCAATTGTCAAGATGGGTTTATTGAGGAAATTGATGACCCGACGCAGAACCCTAATCCTTACCCGGTTGACCCGTTTGCTTTTTTTCAGAACTATATGTGGAATTTGAGGGCTGGTGGGGCCAATACTCAGTTTGTGTTTGACAATCATCCTTATGGTGGTGAGGGTTTCCCTGCCAATATGGGTGATGATTATTTTATGGGAGAAGGGCTTGAGCAGCTGGCTGAAGATGACCCGGAACAATATGGGACCCCGCCTGCTTCGAGAACTGCTGTGGAGGGGCTTCCTGATGTTGTGGttgatgataagcttttggggTCTTATTCGGCGCAGTGCGCTGTGTGTCATGATGATTTTGAGAAGGATATGGTTGTCAAGCAGATGCCTTGTAAGCATGTGTATCATTCTGAGTGTTTGTTGCCATGGTTGGAATTGCATAATTCTTGCCCTGTTTGTAGGTACGAGTTGCCTACTGATGATCCTGATTATGAGAATCGGGCTAGGGGTACTGATGCTTCTGGAGGTGAGAATGATTCAAGTGGTAATGGTGGCGGGGATTCAGGTTGTGGCGGTCCTCAGAACATGGACACAAATTAG